The genomic stretch GAAGCTTCGTGGATTCAAGATCAGCAAGCGCAGCGTCATCACTTCATTTTTCACTATCACGAGCTTCGTCACTAACTTTGAAGAGGAGCGAGATGCTGTCGAAATTCCCGTACGATTGGAGAACCTCAACGCCCTCTGGATGAAGTTCAATAAAGTCCAAGCCGAGTTGGGGCTGCTAGTGAACGACGAAGAAGAAcaggaaaatttgctgaaagagCGAACTGAGGTGGAAAAGGCTTACTACCGCGCGAAGGGTATGCTGATGTTTCATAACCGGTCGCCAACCAACTCACAAGTAAATCAACCCCGATCTCAAGAGCCATCGCACCAAGCGCCGCAGGTCAAATTACCCGATATTAAGTTACCCATTTTCAGTGGAGAGTTTGAGAGCTggctcaacttccatgatttgtTTGTGTCTCTTGTGCACACCTCAACGCACCTAACGACAATCcagaaattttattatttacgcTCTTCGTTCGCCTAGGTGAGGCTCTTAAATTAATTCAAACAATACCTATATGCAACGATCAGTACCCAGTCGCATGGAAAATGTTGATGGATCATTTTTCGAATCCGCGACGCCTCCAGCGTATTTATATCCAATCGCTTCTTGAATTCCCCTGCATGAAACGCGAGTCTGCCACTGAATTACACTCATTAATTGAACGCTTTGAGGCTAACGTTAGAATTTTAAAGCAATTGGGGGAACATACCGAGCATTGGGACGCATTACTAATTCATCTGCTCAG from Wyeomyia smithii strain HCP4-BCI-WySm-NY-G18 chromosome 3, ASM2978416v1, whole genome shotgun sequence encodes the following:
- the LOC129729029 gene encoding uncharacterized protein LOC129729029: MSTLERKLRGFKISKRSVITSFFTITSFVTNFEEERDAVEIPVRLENLNALWMKFNKVQAELGLLVNDEEEQENLLKERTEVEKAYYRAKGMLMFHNRSPTNSQVNQPRSQEPSHQAPQVKLPDIKLPIFSGEFESWLNFHDLFVSLVHTSTHLTTIQKFYYLRSSFA